The Stigmatopora nigra isolate UIUO_SnigA unplaced genomic scaffold, RoL_Snig_1.1 HiC_scaffold_71, whole genome shotgun sequence DNA segment ggtagGGGGGGGCGCTCAGTGGGGGGTGCACgcggtggggctacccgggttgggtggcgcacggtggggggtggggctacctgGGTTAGGTGGCACGcagtggggggggctacctgggttgggtggcgcacGGTGGGgtgggctacctgggttgggtggcgcgcagtgGGGGGTGcgtagtggggggggggggctacctgggttgggtggcgcgcagtggggggctacccaggttgggatccgcgcggtgggggggctacccgggttgggtcccgcgcggtggggggctaaccgggttgggtcccgcgcggtggggggccacccgggttgggtcccgcgcggtgggggctacccgggttgggtcccgcgcggtgggggctaCCCAAGTTGGGTCCCGCGCAGGGGGGGCTACacaggttgggtcccgcgcgggggggggctacccaggttgtgtcccgcgcggtggggggggggggctaccctgGTTGgatcccgcgcggtggggggggggggggggggctaccctgGTTGgatcccgcgcggtggggggggctacccgggttgggtcccacgcggtggtggggctacccgggttgggtcccgcgcggtgggggggggctccccgggttgggtcccgcacggtggggggggggggctacccgggttgggtcccacacggtgggggggggctacccgggttgactcccgcgcggtgggggggggggggggctacccgggttggatcccgcgcggtgggggggggggggggctacccgggttaaTTCCCgcgcggtggtggtggtggtggtggtggtggtggtggtggtggtggtggtggtggtggtggtggtggtggtggtggtggtggtggtggtggtggcagtggttgtggtggtgggaaaagaggtggtggtggcagtggttgtggtggtggtggtggtgggaaaagaggtcggggtggaggtgagggtggtggtggtggaggggggaaagaggtggtggtggtggtggtggtggtgggaaaagaggtcggggtggaggtgagggtggtggtggtggaggggggaaagaggaggtggtggtggtggtggtggtggtgagggtggtggtggtggtgagggtggtggtggaggtgatggtggtggtggtggtgggaaagtaggggaaggaggaggtggtggggggagagggggggtaagaggtggtgggggaaaaataGAGATAGGGGGGGAAAGATCGAGAgggggaagagagaaagagggaggggggaaaagagagaaagagggaggggggaaaagagagaaagagggaggggggaaaagagagaaagagggaggggggaaaagagagaaagagggagggggaaaagagagaaagagggaggggggaaaagagagaaagagggaggggggaaaagaaagaaagaggggggagggaaagagagaaagagggggggaaagagagaaagagagggggagggaaagagagaaagagagggggagggaaagagagaaagagagggggagggaaaagagagaaagagggaggggggaaaagagagaaagagggaggggggaaaagagagaaagagggaggggggaaaagagagaaagagggaggggggaaaagagagaaagaggggggagggaaagagagaaagaggggggagggaaagagagaaagaggggggagggaaagagagaaagaggggggagggaaagagagaaagaggggggggaaagagagaaagagagggggagggaaagagaaagagagggggagggaaagagagaaagagagggggagggaaagagagaaagagaggggggaaagagagaaagagagggaggggaaagagagaaagagagggaggggaaagagagaaagagagggagggaaaagagagaaagagaggggggaaagagagaaagagaaaaaaaagagcaaaaaaagaggaaaaaaagagggaaagaggaaaaaagagagaaagagaagagagagaaagagaagagagagaaagagaagagagaaagagaagagaaagaaagagaagagaaagagagagaaagagagaagagagagagaagagagagagaagagagaaaagagaaagaagagaggaaaagagaaagagagaaagggagagagagaaaaaaaagagcaaaaaaagaggaaaaaaagagggaaagaggaaaaaagagagaaagagaagagagagaaagagaagagagagaaagagaagagagagaaagagaagagagagaaagagaagagagagaaagagaagagaaagagagagaaagagaaagagagagaagagagagagaagagagaaaagagaaagaagagaggaagagagaaagagagagagcgagtgcgaacgagcgagcgagcgcagACAACAACAAGCGAGCGCGAACGACAAcgagcgagaacgagcgggtgagaacgagcgagcgcgaacgagcgagtgaaagagagagaaaaagagagagtgagagaaagaaagagagagagagaaagaaagagagagatagaaagaaagagagagaaagagagagagagaagacgaggaggaagaagaggaggaagaagaggagggagaggggggaagaggacggagagaggagggagagggggaagaggagggagagggagagggaggagaagaaaaggagggagagagagagagggaggagaagaagatgagggagagagaggtgaAGAacaggagggagagaaagagaggagaagaagaggagggagagagagggagagagagagcggcggtcggggggagagagagagcggcggcggtcggggggagagagtaagagagcggcggcggtggggggggagagagagcggcggcggtgaaGATGAAGGTCCAGGGGTGGGTGTCCAGGTCTAGGTGGGGGTCACATTACCCGGCGGGGGGTGGGGGTCACATTATCCTTGGGccgccatattactggacaatattgcagggtttttaggtcgaaaaaaataattgtatggtgaacttttttaaaacagccacaagatggcaggaataGACCGTATGAccgggaaatatattttaaatcaaagtgcattggaggcattttgggtttcaagaccaattgcgggttatgtcatcaatcacacctacgaataaactagtttcagggttatggttatagtcaattaaaagtgccggaatacactaaacagaaaaacattaatcaattagaagaaacttacatgagacgacatcttgagacgacttgcgttgttgtccaaatgtggcattaagggtctgcagaagtggatgtggcatttattaagggtctgcagaagaaacAGTAAAGTAGTATAGGGTAAGAATGTGTTATCCCAAACTAGGCGCTCACCTTCTTGCGCTCCTGGATGTTATTGACGTtttccgagatgctggcggaagccgatctgacccctccggccgtggcgatgcgcgaggccccaaaggtgaagggcgccagggccaggccgacgatggccgtcacgccggctactttggccttctggtggaaggtggccaggtggccggccagggcgtggagattcaccacgtgctgccagaggacctcggcgcgcccggtgaataccttgttgaagacaggcaggcctcggttcaccttgttggccaaagtggcaaaggacctgtggggaggggggagatatccgttccaacttccctggaaaacagacggatagacggcctcccggcacgcctaccgggaatcgtcctgctctttagattcttcgtctgacgataACTCTTCCcattctggatgacaaaatggggaaaaaagtgccatctatcacttatgaaccgaaagccttttaatggtaaacgtcccagacaagaccggcaggccggccctctcggttaaaaatggactgaacatctgccaattaccgactctaatcttgccttggctggctccaaaatggaaaaaaataacatcttgtacatttaagtttcaattactcacgtttcactgtattccaccaccccatcaaactgtccgtatcctgtgaagaagaaaaggaagggcgtaagtgagacgagacggaaagaggcggcggctgagagcgcaagagagcgcaagagggcgcaagagagcaaaagagagcaaaagagagcgagcgcgagagcgaacgagcgagcgcgaacgagcgggcgcgagagagCGAACAACGGGCGCGCGACAGCGAACGAGCGGGCGCGCGAGCGAACGAACgcgaacgagcgcaaacgagcgcaaacgagcgcaaacgagcgcgaacgagcgcgaacgagcgatcgcgcgagagcgaacgagcgggcgcgagagagCGAACGAGCaggcgcgcgagagcgagcgaacgagcaggcgcgcgagagcgagcgagcgaacgagcgcgagagcgaacgagcgagcgagcgcgagagcaaacgagcgagcgcgcgagcgagaacgagcgcgagagcaaacgagcgagcgcgcgagcgagaacgagcgcgagcactagagaaaaagagaaaaaagagaaaaaaagagagagaaaaagaaagagaaaaagagaaaaaaagagaagaagaagaggaggaagaagaagaggaggaagaggaggaagaagaagaggaagaggaggaagaagaagaggaagaggaggaagaagaagaggaagaggaggaagaagaagaggaagaggaggaagaggaagaggaggaagaagaagaggaagaggaggaagaagaggaggagggggatgAGGGAggtgaagaggagggagaggggaagaggagggagaggggaagAGGCGGCgctcggggggaggagaaggggggcggtcAGGGGGAGGAGAATGGGGGgcagtcggggggaggagaagatattgacgttgtccgagatgcttccggaagccgatctgatccctccggtcgtggcgatgagcgaggccccaaaggtgaagggcgccagggccaggccggcgatggccgtcacgccggctactttggccttctggtggaaggtggccggccagggcgtggagcttcaccaccTGCTGCCAGAagacctcggcgcgcccggtgaataccttgttgaagacaggcaggcctcggttcaccttgttggccaaagtggcaaaggacctgtggggaggggggagatgtcggttccaacttccctggaaaacagacggataggcggcctcctggcacgcctaccgggaatcgtcctggtctttagattcttcgcctgacgacaactcgtcccactctggatgacaaaatgggggaaaaagtgccatctatcacatataaaccgaaagctttttaatgaccgactgtgtgtgtgtgggggggggggtgtcacctCTTTTTGGGGtgccatattactggacaatattgcagggttttgggtcggaaaaaaataattgcagggtgcacttttcccaaacggccacaagatggcagcaagagaccatattactgggaagtagaTTTCAAATCCAAGAGGATGGCCGAGTTTTTGGTcggaaaaataattgtatggtgaactttttcaaaacagccacaagatggcaggaagagaccatattaatgggaaatattttttaaatcaaagcgtatgggaggcattttgggtttcaagaccaattgcgggttatgtcatcaatcatgcctacgaataaactagtttcagggttagggttatagtcaaataaagtcaaatcaattagaagaaacttacatgagacgacatcttgagacgacttgcgttggcgcccagaagaacctgtaaagtggtatggattgagaacgtgtttcccaaactatttacagctgcagtactttttactttgaaaaaaatacaaggcacaacaatatatattatcatttaaaattgacaatatatagtggtagttcgacatacgagcaattcgagcaaataatctctagatacaagaccaatttcgagatacgagaaagcaagacatgtagcCGTTTATGATTATAGcgcactagtcttttttgctgcatctctattaaacacattttagtcacattaaaccactagttttgtgttaatttgtcaatagatggtgaattagaagaaaaacaacatttttttccattccaatatcctgttgttgttgttttttccagagggtgggaaagaATTAACGTCCAGCCCTCCGCCCCAACCCCtttgaaatctgtataatttaagtactactattaaacacatctagtaatattaaactactatttttgtgttactttgtaaatagatgtcgaaatggaagaaataaaacgtttttttccagtccaatatcttgtgttttgtttttcagagagTGGGAATAAATTACcgccccccctccacccccatttctctgtccatctctctctctctctctctttctctctctctctctctctcgctttcgctttctctctccctctctctctctctctccctctctctctccctctctctctccctctctctctccctctctctctccctctctctctctctctctctctctccctctctctctctctccctctctctctctctccctctctctctctctctctccctctctctatctctctcccttcgaaatttgtataatttaagcactactattaaacacattttagtaatattaacccaccagacttgttactttgttaataaatggcagatTAAAAGAACGAATGAACTTTTGTTTTAATAGTCCCCATTTTGAACAATAGCCTCACGTCcggaatgctaacatttaaatCGCCAATTTCGACGTCAATCACTTCTACCAAAAAAAGTTACAggttaaaatgctactaaagccgaatgaacgtcccactaaacgcgaaaaaaagagagaaaatcaaTCACGAGGAGAAAGCCAAACAAACGCCGACCAGACATGGAGACCATGCGGTCAATACAGTAACTTACTACGGCTATGACTAgggcaacattgcaactgcggcgcatgtacaacacagagatacagatagccaactttagagttattatgatagaatgtactcacgttctTTTACGGACGCACACAGTCCAAATTCTTCCGACAATCATTTGTAACTTGCCAACATCGCGCTGTTAGCGAGTAAAATGGCGGAcaggaagtgacgtcattgccTCCACCTTCAAAATGAGGGAAATTTtcgttttacaaagaaaaaaaatgtatgtggttatttaattttttcttacatttaacGTGCAAGTAGTATCACAACATTACACCtcgtaaacaagtataattacaatgattaGTGATAACATTTAATGAGTTTCATTTCATCTCTATAGTCTCATTTTTTATGACGTGCACCAAAAAGGTATCAGATTCTAAACAAGctcttaacatttttgttgtttgtttataaattgaagagtttaaagatTGAGTTGACAGTAACACAAAATCgctataaaaaataactaaataaaaagacGTTTTGCttgctaactctctctctctctctctctctctctctctctctcattgtgggcatgaatttgaaaattagtgggtgggtttcagttacaaaataatttttatattaagattatatattttatattaataaacaaAGTACATCTTCAGTGTAAGTGATGGTAAAGGTTTGCAGACTgctgataatatatattatatatattatatattatatatattatatatattatatatatatattatatatattatatatattatatatattatatatattatatatattatatatattatatatattatatatattatatatattatagatattatatatattatgtatttatatatattatttattagttcTCTGGTTATTATGGCTCAAAGTTGGGGTACATACGAGAAAATGGGGGGCTAAAAATTTGTCTCAATTTCACaccattattctttttatttgtgaACTGTTCAGGAAGCGGAACACAGAGCACCGGCGTGTCTTGCCATTGGCCAAAAGCTAAAGCTGCGTGGGTCCTTTTCCGGCCAGTCCCTCGCTGCCGCCGGACGGAGGCGACGTCACGAGGCTCCTCAAGTACACTCGTGGTTTCCTGTGCCTGCCTGGTGCCAGGGCGGCGGGCAAAGGCGATGGCACGGGCGGCCTGCGGGACGGCACCAGCGGCACAGTctcgtcttcttcctcctcctcctcttggtTTTTTTCTAGCAGTGGCGCGGGTGCGATAGGTGCGGCCCCCGCGTAAGAGGCGGGGCGGGTCGAAGCCCCGGCGCGCGAGCCAGTGGCTTCGGACACGCTCTCCAGGGACAAGATGCTTTGGTTCCATGCCTGTCGGAGGTCCACCGGGATCACCTTGGTGGCCTCCAGCGACAGGCAGGGCGGCGGCCACGGCGCGCCGCCGCCTTTCCATGGGAGATGAGCGTCCGCTGCGGGGGGCGCCCCCGTCACTGCCGCACGCATATCCCGTCGGTCAAACATCGACGAAGGAAGGCGCGTGTGCGCTCATGTTACTGTGTGCGAGCCTACTCGAGTGTGGACGTTTTTGGGGAGCTTCGGCTTTGAGGGCAACGAAGGTGATTCCCACGTCGTCGTCCGTCTCCGGTTCCTTACGCCGGCATTGGAACTCATCGTCCTCGTCCGAGACTACAGGAATCACTACGGGATCTAATGTGCACAAGCAGAAAACGAGTTCCGCAATGTCAAAAAGGTTGTTGTGAGCGTTTCTGAATCACTTCGGGCCACCCCTTACCTTTGTCCTGCCGGTCGATGCCTCTTCTGGGCTTGTCTCTGCCGTCGTCCCTGGCGTCAGAAGCTCGGCGCTGCCGGACGACGGGGTTTGGGGTGTTGATCTTTGGAGGCGAGAAATAGACTGACCTTCTTCAGGCCGCGCTCCTTTTTGTGGCGCTTGTGTCGTCCCGACTTGAAAGTCTCCATGCGGCTCTTCATGTTCCTCTGGAAAACCTCTCGATCCTGCCGTTCTTTCTCACCCGCCGGCATGAAATGGCGACTGTAGTGGGACTGGTACTGCGGCAGCACGACGTTAGAAGCGTGCGCAGAGACGCGGGCGGGTGCGAACACCTTACTCGTCTCCTGGGCTTGTAGAGATTTTCCGCCAGGACATGATGAGTCTCCGTTTCCTCTTCCACTTTTGCACCGGGAACCTTGTCCACGACCTGGAGGTCCAAACAAACCCCGCTGCCGTTTTCAcgtctgtaaaaaaacaaaaaaatataacacagaCAATGCTGGCAAAAATGGGAGTGGCGGGCCACGCCTGCCGGGTGGACCGACAGGTAACTGGTGACGTTGGAGGCATCCGGGAAAGAAGCCCCGCTGGTCACGGAGGGAAGCGAGAGTCTAGCGGCGTTCACCACATTTCCACCCTGCGCACACGCCGAGATGAAAGCCCGTTGATATCACTTGGAAAAAGATGCAGTGGCATGGACAATTCTTTTTCTTGAGTTTACTCATAATATTTTCTACTACTTGACCAAAATACGGCAGAACACGCATTAAATGTCATGTCAATACTCTACTTTAATCTATGActtccaacaaaaaaaggttgaataTAAAATAAGCACTTGATGATGGAAAGGGGTTAGAGTTTCATTGTTAGCTgtttaaattgcatttcttaATAATCACCCTTATTGGTAAGTCCTCCGTCAATAAATGATGTAGATGTGTTTATCATAATAAGAAATGAGGATTGTATAACatgatcattgaaaaaaaactgtcattttctatCAATGTGAATTGGGCCCTCTCAGCCCAAATGGGTTGGACGTGGAGCAGCATCGATGGCAACGGCCAATAACAAGCAATGTATGGAGTTCATTTGACATTGATGACAAACATTAAAAGGTGTCGAAAAGGGAGCATTTGCCAGCTGAAATGCAAAGCAGAGGCCGACGGCTTGCCCGGCACGGCCGACGTGACGTTGACCGAATGACACCGGCTCCCAATGGCCGTCAAGTGCCTAATATGAAATAATCTGTGCGTCGGCGTCGAGGGACGACCTAAGTAATCCGTCCCACGGCGCCGATGAGACTGGCCCGGCGAGCAACTCACTTGTCCCGCCAGTGGTGGTAGCCCTGAAGACCGGCGATGTCCTCCACTGCCGTTAGGATGTGATCGAAGGCCTTTCAAGAAGAGAGCGTCCTTTTTGGTAAGGTGGAAAAACGTCTCGGCCAACTAATATGTCGATGACTTTTGGATGGATTTCAAAGTTTCTGGATGATCTTTTTTCAGGAGCAATACAATACACCCCGGAGCACATCGGTGTGTCCCGGATCATTTGGATGAATTTTGATGAGGACGATGACGATGCCGTGAAAAGCGTGGAAAAGATGACGAGGCCTCACCCTCTCGTGAATCTCCTCGTTGATGGTCGGTTTCCTGCTGGTGGAGCGAGGAACTTTCAGCCACTTGACCAGGGGCTTGATGGTCAAACCCTAAGGGATGGGTCGGGGAAGTTCTGTCTGGCTGCAGTGACCCATAAAATGGTGGCATACCATTGGTTTGGCGCGGTCTCACACCTGGAACATGACGGTGAAGAAGACCACCACAATGGTGGTGGCCACAAAGTAGTCTTTGGCCTTGACGCGTTGACCGTCAAGGAGGACCACCAGAGCGAAGGCCACCGCCCCCCGTAGCTCGCCATACGACATCACCACCTGGTCGATCTTGTCCAGCGGGACCAGGCGGAAACGGTTGAGCACCCAGGTTTGACCCATCACTCCTGGACAAAGGGAAGTGGTGTTCTTTCCGAAGGAAGTGGCAATCTCTCCGCGCACATTCACGTTCTTTCTACGGAATGTCCTATCTCAACCACTGGAAGTCACATTTTCTTTGAGCATCAAGTCGCAATTTGGGCTCAGGGAGTCACAAGTCCAACAGAGGGAGTTAAATTCTCTAAATAGAGAATCCAATCGCCTCCAGAAAAAGTCAGACCCTTAAGAAGGGAAGTCCCAAGAAAAATCTTTCCACTCCTGACCTACTTACTGACCTAGGGCTcggaagatgaagatgaagatgagggtGCACGCCACCAGGCCCGTGTCCCAGGCCCATTTGGACTTGTCCACGGCGGAGATGccgaggaagatgaagatgagggtTTCGGCGATGCTGGCCAGGGTCTTCATTGTGTACTTGACCGCCGTCCGAGATTTCTGCGAGATGTTGGCCTCCACGTAATTGTTGGCACCGATGCCGCAAAAGGTCATCCTGGACGGACGAACGGACCTCCCGGCGCGTCAGGACAGAGGCGAGTCCAACAACTTGGGCGGCCGGGCCAACTCACGACAAGATGGATGACAGGGAGAACAGCTCGGCGGTGAGGTACGCCAGGTAGACCAGCAGCAGGACGAAGAGCGGCTCGATGATCCGGACCTTCT contains these protein-coding regions:
- the LOC144193104 gene encoding sodium/hydrogen exchanger 5-like codes for the protein MGVELRADALRHRRVATGGQRGQNLWVPPDVMPHGICLGSRFHLWTFAPCQWRFLLSVFQLSRRLTRVVPASVLLILLGLALGGLALLADDKQPYQLEPALFFLFLLPTIVGDAGYFMPARLFFDNLGAILTYAVAGTLWNAFGTGLALTAAHRLGVIDERVEAGLLDFLLFGALISAVDPVAVLAVFEEVHVNDTLFIIVFGESLLNDAVTVVLYKVYISFVEVGTENVQMADYFKGMASFLVVSAGGTSVGLVFTVILSLLTRFTKKVRIIEPLFVLLLVYLAYLTAELFSLSSILSMTFCGIGANNYVEANISQKSRTAVKYTMKTLASIAETLIFIFLGISAVDKSKWAWDTGLVACTLIFIFIFRALGVMGQTWVLNRFRLVPLDKIDQVVMSYGELRGAVAFALVVLLDGQRVKAKDYFVATTIVVVFFTVMFQGLTIKPLVKWLKVPRSTSRKPTINEEIHERAFDHILTAVEDIAGLQGYHHWRDKYQRAFISACAQGGNVVNAARLSLPSVTSGASFPDASNVTSYLRENGSGVCLDLQVVDKVPGAKVEEETETHHVLAENLYKPRRRYQSHYSRHFMPAGEKERQDREVFQRNMKSRMETFKSGRHKRHKKERGLKKRRASDARDDGRDKPRRGIDRQDKDPVVIPVVSDEDDEFQCRRKEPETDDDVGITFVALKAEAPQKRPHSMTGAPPAADAHLPWKGGGAPWPPPCLSLEATKVIPVDLRQAWNQSILSLESVSEATGSRAGASTRPASYAGAAPIAPAPLLEKNQEEEEEEDETVPLVPSRRPPVPSPLPAALAPGRHRKPRVYLRSLVTSPPSGGSEGLAGKGPTQL